From a single Coturnix japonica isolate 7356 chromosome 25, Coturnix japonica 2.1, whole genome shotgun sequence genomic region:
- the RORC gene encoding nuclear receptor ROR-gamma encodes MWGSNPPLYCHPPAHIEAIPCKICGDKSSGFHYGVSACEGCKGFFRRSQQSSLSYACSRQQNCPIDRASRNRCQHCRLQKCLRLGMSRDGSITPGCSVLMGSGSITPGCSVLMGSGSITPGCHILVGPGSIHSWLQDLAPWGPCPCPSPVSMSPMMSPHPPELLTQSVLASHRETCQLRAEELQLRRRETFSREEVCAFQKKLPEEMWQRCACRLTEAIQSVVEFAKRLRGFMELCQNDQIVLLKAGAMEVVLVRMCRAFNPDNRTVFFEGKYAGAELFRSLGCPELIGSIFDFAQNLCALRCSEGEVALFSAIVLINATRPWLQDPGKVARLQGRLEVAFRLLLRRTQREGLLAKLPPLCRLRALCSQHVEQLQTFRRLRPAAPLSAFPPLYRELFAPEPESPR; translated from the exons cccacaTCGAGGCGATCCCCTGCAAGATCTGTGGGGACAAATCCTCGGGGTTCCACTATGGTGTCAGCGCCTGCGAGGGCTGCAAG GGCTTTTTCCGGCGCAGCCAACAGAGCAGCCTGAGCTACGCCTGCAGCCGCCAGCAGAACTGCCCCATCGACCGAGCCAGCCGCAACCGCTGCCAGCACTGCCGCCTGCAGAAGTGCCTCCGCCTCGGCATGTCCCGCGACG GCTCCATCACCCCTGGCTGCTCAGTGTTAATGGGATCTGGCTCCATCACCCCTGGCTGCTCAGTGTTAATGGGATCTGGCTCCATCACCCCTGGGTGCCACATCCTGGTGGGACCCGGCTCCATTCACAGCTGGCTCCAGGACCTGGCGCCTTGGGGACCATGTCCTTGTCCCTCCCCTGTCTCCATGTCCCCCATgatgtccccacatcccccagaGCTGCTGACACAGAGCGTGCTGGCATCGCACCGTGAGACGTGCCAGCTGCGTGccgaggagctgcagctgcgCCGCAGGGAAACCTTCAGCCGGGAGGAGGTCTGTGCCTTCCAGAAGAAG CTGCCGGAGGAGATGTGGCAGCGCTGCGCGTGCCGGCTCACCGAGGCCATCCAGAGCGTGGTGGAGTTTGCCAAGAGGCTGCGTGGCTTCATGGAGCTCTGCCAGAATGACCAGATCGTCCTCCTCAAGGCTG GCGCCATGGAGGTGGTGCTGGTGCGGATGTGCCGGGCCTTCAACCCCGACAACCGGACCGTGTTCTTCGAGGGCAAGTACGCTGGTGCCGAGCTCTTCAGGTCGCTGG GCTGCCCCGAGCTCATCGGTTCCATCTTCGACTTTGCACAAAACCTCTGTGCTCTGCGCTGCTCAGAGGGGGAGGTGGCCCTATTCAGTGCCATCGTCCTCATCAATGCTA CCCGACCGTGGCTGCAGGACCCAGGGAAGGTGGCTCGGCTGCAGGGACGCCTGGAGGTGGCCTTTAGGCTGCTGCTGCGCAGGACGCAGCGAGAGGGGCTGCTGGCCAag CTGCCGCCGTTGTGCCGCCTGCGGGCGCTGTGCTCCCAGCACGTGGAGCAGCTCCAGACCTTCCGCCGCCTGCGCCCCGCGGCGCCGCTGTCCGCCTTCCCCCCGCTGTACCGGGAGCTCTTCGCCCCGGAGCCGGAATCCCCCCGCTGA
- the CELF3 gene encoding CUGBP Elav-like family member 3 gives MKEPDAIKLFVGQIPRNLEEKDLKPLFEQFGKIYELTVLKDKYTGMHKGCAFLTYCARDSALKAQSALHEQKTLPGMNRPIQVKPADSESRGEDRKLFVGMLSKQQADEDVRKMFEPFGTIDECTVLRGPDGTSKGCAFVKFQSHAEAQAAIAALHGSRTLPGASSSLVVKFADTDKERTLRRMQQMAGQLGMFSPIALQFGAYSAYTQALMQQQAALVAAHSAYLSPMTTMAVQMQHMGTVNPNGLIATPLPPSSGTSTPPAMAATPVPAIAAPLSVNGYSPVPAQPAGPPAPEAVYAGGVPPFPAQSPAAPADPLQQAYAGMQHYTAAYPAAYGLVSPAFAPPGPLLAPPPPPQQQQREGPEGCNLFIYHLPQEFGDTELMQMFLPFGNVISAKVFVDRATNQSKCFGFVSFDNPASAQAAIHAMNGFQIGMKRLKVQLKRPKDANRPY, from the exons ATGAAGGAGCCCGACGCCATCAAACTCTTCGTGGGGCAGATCCCGCGGAACCTGGAGGAGAAGGACCTCAAGCCGCTCTTCGAGCAGTTCGGGAAGATCTACGAGCTGACGGTGCTCAAGGACAAATACACCGGGATGCACAAAG GATGCGCCTTCCTCACCTACTGCGCCCGTGACTCGGCCCTGAAGGCGCAGAGTGCCCTCCACGAGCAGAAAACGCTGCCGGGG ATGAACCGCCCCATCCAGGTGAAGCCGGCGGACAGCGAGAGCCGAGGAG AGGATCGCAAGCTGTTTGTGGGGAtgctcagcaagcagcaggcGGACGAGGACGTGAGGAAGATGTTTGAGCCCTTCGGGACCATCGATGAGTGCACGGTGCTGCGCGGCCCCGACGGCACCAGCAAAG GCTGTGCCTTCGTCAAGTTCCAGAGCCACGCAGAGGCCCAGGCTGCCATCGCTGCCCTCCATGGGAGCCGCACTCTGCCA GGCgcctcatccagcctggtgGTGAAGTTTGCAGACACGGACAAGGAGCGGACCCTGCGGCGGATGCAGCAGATGGCAGGCCAGCTGGGCATGTTCAGCCCCATAGCACTCCAGTTTGGGGCCTACAGCGCCTACACACAGGCG CTGATGCAGCAGCAGGCGGCCCTGGTGGCCGCCCACTCGGCCTACCTCAGCCCCATGACCACCATGGCCGTCCAGATGCAGCATATGGGCACGGTCAACCCCAACGGGCTCATTGCCACCCCTCTGCCCCCATCCTCAG GAACCAGCACGCCGCCCGCCATGGCTGCCACGCCGGTCCCTGCCATCGCAGCCCCATTGAGTGTCAATGGGTACAGCCCGGTGCCCGCACAGCCCGCAGGGCCGCCCGCCCCCGAGGCCGTCTATGCCGGAGGGGTCCCCCCGTTCCCAG CCCAGAGCCCTGCTGCCCCTGCGGACCCCCTGCAGCAGGCATATGCTGGCATGCAGCACTACACGG CTGCCTACCCTGCCGCCTATGGGCTGGTAAGCCCAGCCTTCGCTCCACCAGGGCCTCTGCtggcccccccaccccctccccaacaGCAGCAGCGTGAAG GCCCCGAGGGCTGTAACCTCTTCATCTACCACCTGCCCCAGGAGTTTGGGGACACTGAGCTCATGCAGATGTTCCTGCCCTTCGGCAACGTCATCTCTGCCAAAGTGTTCGTGGATCGCGCCACCAACCAGAGCAAGTGCTTTG GCTTTGTCAGCTTTGACAACCCAGCCAGTGCGCAGGCGGCCATCCACGCCATGAACGGGTTCCAGATCGGCATGAAGCGCCTCAAAGTGCAGCTCAAGAGGCCCAAAGACGCCAACCGGCCCTACTGA
- the RIIAD1 gene encoding RIIa domain-containing protein 1 — protein sequence MAEPGPAEPGRAAALEPSLRLSSERYLRERPEVAMLLRGLLRQLMLRRPRNVLEFAAEYFTDPELPQRIREQLETSRPPQ from the exons ATGGCGGAACCGGGACCGGCGGAACCGGGGCGGGCAGCGGCGCTGGAG CCGTCCCTACGTCTGTCCTCCGAGCGGTACCTGCGGGAGCGGCCGGAGGTGGCGATGCTGCTGCGGGGGCTGCTGCG GCAGTTGATGCTTCGTCGGCCTCGCAACGTCCTGGAGTTCGCTGcag AGTATTTCACGGACCCGGAGCTGCCACAGAGGATTCGGGAGCAGCTGGAGACCTCAAGGCCACCGCAGTGA
- the MRPL9 gene encoding 39S ribosomal protein L9, mitochondrial: MLGPLWARGCALLLGAAGRAFSLSHVRDTVVVERWWKVPLSKEGRPPRARHRRYRVYRLVEDGKHLPRGELELILTQAVEGLGNRGDIVSVKKSMGRNRLLPQGLAVYASPENRRLFEEEKQNQVGQMEAVQTQSGERTLRFLRSCRLEVGMKNNVSWELNADIVARHFLKNLRVSVPPHALKLPAEPITRWGEYWCEVTVNGLDTVRVPMDVVEFMRPRTKRRRHWQAQQAALLAARRDELL; the protein is encoded by the exons ATGTTGGGCCCGCTGTGGGCGCGGGGCTGCGCGCTGCTgctgggggcggcggggcgggcgtTCAGCCTCAGCCATGTGCGG GACACGGTGGTGGTGGAACGCTGGTGGAAGGTTCCGCTCAGCAAAGAGGGGCGGCCCCCCCGCGCCCGGCACCGGCGGTACCGGGTGTATCGGCTGGTGGAGGACGGCAAACATCTGCCACGGGGGGAGCTGGAGCTGATCCTGACGCAGGCGGTGGAGG GTCTGGGGAACCGTGGGGACAttgtttctgtgaagaaatcCATGGGGCGCAACCGGCTGCTGCCGCAGGGCCTGGCTGTGTACGCGTCGCCTGAGAACCGCCGGCTGTTCGAGGAGGAGAAGCAG aaCCAGGTGGGGCAGATGGAGGCGGTTCAAACGCAGAGTGGAGAGAGG ACCCTGCGGTTCCTGAGGAGCTGCCGCCTGGAGGTGGGCATGAAGAACAACGTGAGCTGGGAGCTGAACGCTGACATCGTGGCACGGCACTTCCTCAAGAAC CTGCGGGTTTCGGTGCCGCCCCACGCGCTGAAGCTGCCTGCGGAGCCCATCACCCGCTGGGGCGAGTACTGGTGTGAGGTGACG gTGAACGGGCTGGATACGGTGCGGGTCCCCATGGACGTGGTGGAGTTCATGCGGCCACGGACGAAGCGGCGCCGGCACTGGCAggcccagcaggcagcactgctggcagcacgGCGGGACGAGCTGCTCTGA
- the TDRKH gene encoding tudor and KH domain-containing protein, whose translation MPSERGGWAGLSGLQKVAVLLGLPAGATVLYIVYRRYREGRELHVPTVGAEELQAELRVPRVAARAIIGRKGATIRRLQQETGARIDLEEEADGEERLLLISGSPSQVCRAKAAVHQIVVESTPVSEQLHVPQRAVGRIIGHGGETVRRICRSSGAQVQCQHQAEAKLAPMRLIQISGTRQEVDAAKKLIMEKLMEDTVFRQELAQTAVLRSRRKEPLGSRREASLLPNGEHDAGNGGSLPGGAAVEELQDGSEVVEEPTAVPKFEVPSPDFSFHPNEHMEVYVSATENPNHFWIQIIGERSLQLDKLISEMTQHYESSDCVAELAAVQAGDIVAAPYTGSSNWYRAQVLGTLENGNLDLYYVDFGDNGEAPLEALRVLRSDFLSLPFQAVECSLAGIMPVGEQWEEAALDAFESLTHCAQWKPLVAKISSYTQAGLCTWPRIALFDVHCGESLDIGAELVRLGHAVLQPHQEQEEEGGGFPLPVTEGAVETPEDMVCTSLESLLSELPPSPSATPLTLSCISLLDESPERLQGNAEPPAPGLLLGPSASSQPQRDDGEAQPSSGSWCPTTTALGGPGTHHTVTPEVPCSIAWSGALSASSRPSLSSGDSGSVFCTDSTPYTNFSVFSSPRSGASPFPSSIPISSGGEEEGRAPQGGASMTSSGDSAVPGQSFPVVMP comes from the exons ATGCCGTCGGAGCGGGGCGGCTGGGCCGGGCTGAGCGGCCTGCAGAAGGTGGCGGTTCTGCTGGGCCTCCCCGCCGGAGCCACCGTGCTGTACATCGTGTACCGGCGGTACCGGGAGGGCCGAG AGCTTCACGTCCCCACGGTGGGAGCGGAGGAGCTGCAGGCGGAGCTGCGCGTCCCGCGGGTGGCGGCGAGAGCCATCATCGGTCGGAAGGGAGCCACCATCCGAAGG CTACAGCAGGAGACGGGGGCTCGGATCGACCTGGAGGAGGAAGCTGATGGTGAGGAGCGGCTGCTGCTGATCTCGGGTTCCCCCAGCCAAGTGTGCAGAGCCAAAGCTGCCGTGCACCAGATTGTGGTGGAGAGCACGCCGGTGTCGGAGCAGCTCCACGTGCCACAGAGAGCTGTCGGGAGGATCATTG GTCATGGCGGTGAGACCGTCCGCCGCATCTGCCGCAGCTCTGGAGCCCAggtgcagtgccagcaccagGCCGAGGCCAAGCTGGCACCGATGCGGCTCATCCAGATCTCAGGGACGCGACAGGAGGTGGATGCGGCCAAG AAACTCATCATGGAGAAGCTGATGGAGGATACAGTGTTCCGCCAGGAGCTGGCTCAGACCGCGGTGCTGCGGAGCCGCCGCAAGGAGCCCCTGGGCAGCCGCAGGGAAGCGTCGCTGCTGCCTAATGGGGAGCACGATGCTGGGAATGGGGGCTCTCTGCCAGGGGGGGCGGCTGTGGAGGAGCTACAGGATGGGAGTGAGGTAGTGGAAGAGCCGACAGCGGTGCCAAAATTTGAAG TTCCCAGCCCCGATTTTAGCTTCCATCCAAATGAGCACATGGAGGTCTACGTCTCAGCTACCGAAAACCCCAACCATTTCTGGATCCAGATCATTGGCGAGCGCAGCCTGCAGCTGGACAAGCTGATTTCGGAGATGACGCAGCACTATGAGAGCAGCGACTGCGTG gcagagctggcgGCCGTGCAGGCAGGGGACATCGTGGCAGCTCCATACACGGGCAGCAGCAATTGGTACCGGGCTCAGGTGCTGGGCACGCTGGAGAATGGCAACTTGGACCTCTACTATGTGGATTTTGGGGACAACGGGGAGGCGCCCCTTGAGGCTCTGCGAGTGCTGAG GAGCGATTTCCTGAGCCTGCCCTTCCAGGCCGTTGAGTGTAGCCTGGCTGGGATCATGCCTGTGG GGGAGCAGTGGGAAGAGGCAGCGCTGGACGCTTTTGAGAGCCTCACCCACTGCGCCCAGTGGAAGCCACTGGTGGCCAAAATCTCCAGCTACACCCAGGCTGGGCTGTGCACGTGGCCACGCATCGCGCTGTTTGACGTCCACTGTGGCGAG AGCCTCGATATTGGGGCTGAACTGGTACGGCTgggccatgctgtgctgcagccccaccaggagcaggaggaggaagggggtgGATTCCCACTGCCAGTGACAGAGGGTGCAGTGGAGACACCA GAGGACATGGTGTGCACCTCCCTTGAGAGCCTCCTTTCAGAGCTGCCGCCGAGCCCCAGCGCCACACCACTGACCCTGTCCTGCATCAGCCTGCTGG ATGAGAGCCCTGAGCGGCTCCAGGGCAAtgcagagcccccagccccggGGCTGCTGCTTGGCCCTTCCGCTTCCTCACAGCCTCAGAGGGATGACGGTGAGGCCCAGCCCAGCTCCGGCTCCTGGTGCCCCACAACAACAGCCCTTGGGGGCCCTGGAACCCACCACACCGTGACACCTGAAGTGCCGTGTTCCATCGCCTGGAGTGGAGCCCTCTCTGCCAGCAGCCGCCCGTCCCTCTCCAGTGGGGACTCAGGTTCTGTCTTCTGCACCGACTCCACACCCTACACCAACTTCTCTGTCTTCAGTAGCCCCCGGTCTGGGGCcagccccttccccagctccatccccatcagcTCTGGGGGtgaagaggaaggcagagccCCACAAG GAGGTGCCTCGATGACCAGCAGCGGTGACAGCGCAGTGCCAGGGCAGAGCTTCCCCGTTGTGATGCCCTGA